One window of Triticum dicoccoides isolate Atlit2015 ecotype Zavitan chromosome 5A, WEW_v2.0, whole genome shotgun sequence genomic DNA carries:
- the LOC119301817 gene encoding NF-kappa-B-activating protein-like has translation MSRTGSRLASAVVRLPGRSRVSASPSPRRRSLSPSPSPRRQRRRDRSPIPSRDRRGERSPVPSRDRRRDRSPSPYRDRRRDRSPSPFRDRRRQWSPYHNERGRDMDRVRDVEPPARRGGGGGGEWSASDDDDEDLKGLTYFEYRRVKRQKLRKSLKKCIWKVTPSPPRRDDEADEYQYSEEEEEKDKKESPKKESSEKSDEEENKDSSESESDESGSLCDSSESDYCRKKKKGRKGRRSSSKRNKRAHRRHRKSDMESESDSKVDEDSEGSDDSEDSRDKRRSKRSRRHKKSKRRGRSSRRKKSKSLDVPSDVSSEEVEVLVSSPISTDSKKMGKSSRKKSSSQSDSEDSIPSDAIIDEKEIEETDEPEIDPEAIKFKEMLEAQKKAALENEMPVGPMPLQRADGHISYGGALRPGEGDAIAQYVQQGKRIPRRGEVGLSADEIQKFEDLGYVMSGSRHQRMNAIRIRKENQVYSAEDKRALAMFNYEEKSKREHKVMADLQRLVSRTIGQETGPSHDPFAATDD, from the coding sequence ATGTCTCGCACCGGGAGCCGCCTCGCGTCCGCCGTGGTGCGCCTCCCCGGTCGCTCCCGGGTCTCCGCCtcgccctcccctcgccgccgctccCTGTCCCCGTCGCCCTCCccgcgccgccagcgccgccgcgaCCGGTCCCCCATCCCCTCCCGCGACCGCCGCGGCGAGAGGTCCCCCGTCCCGTCCCGCGACCGCCGCCGCGACCGATCCCCTAGCCCCTACCGCGACCGCCGCCGCGACCGGTCCCCTAGCCCCTTCCGTGACCGCCGCCGCCAGTGGTCGCCCTACCACAATGAGCGCGGTCGGGACATGGACCGGGTTCGGGACGTGGAGCCCCCGGCGCGCCGTGGCGGCGGTGGGGGAGGCGAATGGTCCGCCtccgatgacgacgacgaggatctCAAGGGCCTCACCTACTTCGAGTACCGCCGCGTCAAGCGCCAGAAGCTCCGCAAAAGCCTGAAGAAGTGCATCTGGAAAGTCACGCCCAGCCCTCCTCGCCGTGACGACGAGGCCGACGAGTACCAGTacagtgaggaggaggaggagaaggacaaGAAGGAATCGCCCAAGAAGGAGTCATCTGAGAAGAGCGATGAGGAGGAGAACAAGGATTCGTCGGAATCTGAGTCCGATGAGTCTGGTAGCTTATGTGATTCCAGTGAATCAGATTATTGtaggaagaaaaagaaagggcGTAAGGGCAGACGTTCTAGCAGCAAGCGCAACAAGCGTGCCCATCGTCGCCACAGGAAGTCTGATATGGAGAGTGAGAGTGATAGCAAGGTCGATGAGGATTCAGAGGGTTCCGATGACTCTGAAGATTCTAGGGATAAGAGAAGGAGCAAGAGATCGCGGAGGCACAAGAAGTCTAAGAGGAGGGGACGGAGCtctaggaggaagaagagtaagagtcTGGATGTACCATCTGATGTTAGCTCCGAGGAGGTGGAGGTGTTAGTCTCTAGCCCTATCTCAACGGACAGCAAGAAAATGGgcaagagctcaaggaagaagagtaGCAGTCAGTCTGATTCTGAAGATTCGATCCCTTCTGATGCCATCATTGATGAAAAGGAAATTGAAGAGACAGATGAGCCTGAGATTGACCCAGAGGCAATTAAGTTCAAGGAAATGCTTGAGGCCCAGAAGAAGGCTGCACTGGAGAATGAGATGCCGGTTGGACCGATGCCACTCCAGCGTGCTGATGGTCATATTAGCTATGGTGGTGCACTCAGACCTGGTGAAGGTGATGCCATTGCACAGTATGTACAGCAGGGGAAGCGTATCCCACGGCGTGGTGAGGTTGGTCTGTCTGCAGATGAGATTCAGAAGTTCGAAGATTTGGGGTATGTGATGAGTGGAAGCAGGCACCAGAGGATGAACGCTATCCGTATAAGAAAGGAAAACCAGGTTTATAGTGCAGAGGATAAGAGAGCACTGGCCATGTTTAACTACGAGGAGAAGTCAAAGAGAGAGCACAAGGTTATGGCTGATTTGCAGCGCTTGGTTTCAAGAACCATTGGCCAAGAGACAGGACCTTCACATGATCCATTTGCTGCTACAGATGACTGA